Proteins encoded together in one Argiope bruennichi chromosome 1, qqArgBrue1.1, whole genome shotgun sequence window:
- the LOC129972074 gene encoding E3 ubiquitin-protein ligase hrd-like protein 1: MSFSEYIQTVRAVLESLSPPEIVSVSRERENFRRKLIAHMAEITKHHGWYMPSFTSFILLDASVYSVEFQELAKSPDGFPWAVWKIFGINHLIDMAMTVYFQGIRTELEQWQKMGELVLESIYSSYCSENCFKRPADCSICTRPLYHETTTTCGHKFHVSCLEKWMLENTTCPLCRYEL; encoded by the coding sequence ATGTCTTTCTCAGAGTATATCCAGACTGTTCGAGCCGTCTTGGAGTCGCTGTCTCCGCCTGAGATTGTGTCTGTTTCACGGGAACGAGAAAATTTTCGACGTAAGCTGATCGCCCACATGGCTGAGATTACCAAACATCATGGTTGGTATATGCCCAGCTTTACCAGTTTTATACTGCTGGATGCATCAGTGTACAGTGTGGAATTTCAAGAATTGGCCAAAAGTCCCGATGGATTTCCATGGGCGGTCTGGAAAATATTTGGCATTAATCATTTAATAGATATGGCCATGACGGTGTATTTCCAAGGAATTCGGACAGAACTCGAGCAGTGGCAGAAAATGGGTGAGTTAGTTTTGGAATCTATCTATTCATCCTATTGCTCTGAAAACTGCTTCAAAAGGCCTGCAGACTGTTCCATCTGCACTCGGCCTCTCTATCACGAAACGACTACCACCTGCGGACACAAATTCCACGTTTCGTGCCTTGAGAAATGGATGCTGGAAAATACCACCTGTCCCCTGTGCAGATACGAACTGTGA